From one Treponema denticola genomic stretch:
- the ftsY gene encoding signal recognition particle-docking protein FtsY has protein sequence MKNKSFAAGLKKLFGLYKGPDESFFEDLTDTLIEGDIGAKTALEIETSLRELCKKEKLVSEDDVLNGLYNILLPYVKVTSLVPEKDKVSIYLVLGVNGVGKTTSIGKMAHYYKEKYGTPIILAAGDTFRAAAIEQLKFHGEKNDVRVVAHQHGGDPGAVIFDAGDAMASSGGGLVLADTAGRLHNKENLVRELQKIDRIAKTKASEGCYKKILVLDATTGQNGLRQAEVFHEAIGVDAVFLTKYDSTAKGGVAVTAGKELNLPMLFVGTGEKYENISPFSAENYVKEFIGKI, from the coding sequence ATGAAAAATAAAAGTTTTGCTGCCGGATTAAAAAAACTATTCGGTTTATATAAGGGGCCGGATGAATCTTTTTTTGAAGATTTAACCGATACACTTATAGAAGGAGATATAGGTGCAAAGACAGCCCTCGAAATTGAAACTTCTTTAAGAGAGTTATGTAAAAAGGAAAAACTTGTTTCTGAAGATGATGTTTTAAACGGTCTTTATAATATTTTATTACCCTATGTCAAGGTAACTTCTTTAGTTCCTGAGAAAGATAAGGTTTCTATTTATCTTGTTTTAGGTGTAAACGGTGTAGGAAAAACAACTTCAATAGGAAAGATGGCTCATTATTATAAAGAAAAATACGGTACGCCCATCATTTTGGCCGCCGGAGATACTTTTAGAGCTGCTGCCATAGAGCAATTAAAATTCCATGGAGAAAAAAATGATGTGAGGGTTGTCGCGCATCAGCATGGGGGAGATCCGGGGGCAGTCATCTTTGATGCAGGAGATGCAATGGCTTCATCAGGCGGCGGCCTTGTCCTTGCAGATACGGCAGGACGGCTTCACAATAAAGAAAATTTGGTTAGGGAACTTCAAAAAATCGACAGGATTGCAAAGACAAAGGCTTCTGAAGGCTGCTATAAAAAGATATTGGTATTGGATGCAACTACCGGTCAAAACGGTCTAAGGCAGGCTGAAGTTTTCCATGAGGCCATAGGAGTTGATGCAGTCTTTTTAACAAAGTATGATTCTACGGCGAAGGGCGGTGTTGCCGTTACGGCAGGAAAAGAGCTTAACCTTCCTATGCTTTTTGTCGGAACCGGAGAAAAGTACGAAAACATATCGCCTTTTTCGGCTGAAAACTATGTAAAGGAATTTATCGGAAAAATATAA
- a CDS encoding ABC transporter permease, with protein sequence MKKNNYGWIFFVLNRFNSADTKGRSSISTLFSVLGIAFGVMVLTVVLSIMNGLQMGYIDTILQVSSGHIRLYGEKEDLKEAENLNLHKAFFIFQESQTLMQGNYGKQHGVLIRSVEEDIMQKDKGLASALKITSGSFNILEKDSVILGYELARQLGVKVGDNVNIIAVSGSSETSLFPENQDLIVTGIFKTGYYEVDSSFAFMSLENGENLFGKESKLYASVKLQNQNNDAAYISSLNASSINLKAESWRTYNHAFFGALRIEKNMMMLLVILIFLVVSVNIYNGMRRSIYERREEISVLASLGAYSKHIQALFIANGFTIGLIGASAGLLLGLLLSVQINSIFNLIENIVNSVLNFVSILLQNSSDADFFVFSPVYFYMETVPVRIFFNEILLIFLFGVFSSSAAAMIAARRILKLKPAEVLRYE encoded by the coding sequence ATGAAAAAGAATAATTATGGATGGATTTTTTTTGTTTTAAATAGATTTAATTCAGCAGATACAAAGGGACGCTCTTCCATCTCTACTCTTTTTTCTGTTTTGGGGATTGCCTTCGGTGTAATGGTCTTGACTGTTGTTTTATCCATAATGAACGGTCTTCAGATGGGATATATAGATACAATCCTGCAAGTTAGTTCGGGACATATAAGGTTATATGGCGAAAAAGAAGATCTAAAAGAAGCCGAAAATTTAAACCTCCATAAGGCTTTTTTTATTTTTCAAGAATCTCAAACTCTTATGCAGGGAAATTACGGCAAGCAGCACGGCGTTTTAATCCGTTCTGTAGAAGAAGATATAATGCAAAAAGACAAAGGACTTGCCTCTGCCTTAAAAATAACTTCCGGTTCTTTTAATATCTTGGAAAAAGATTCTGTGATTTTGGGTTACGAGTTGGCCCGCCAGCTCGGCGTAAAGGTTGGCGATAATGTAAATATTATAGCCGTGTCAGGTTCATCCGAAACAAGCCTTTTTCCTGAAAATCAAGACTTAATTGTTACGGGTATTTTTAAAACGGGATATTATGAGGTCGACTCGTCCTTTGCCTTTATGTCTTTAGAAAACGGAGAAAACTTATTCGGAAAAGAGTCGAAGCTATATGCCTCCGTCAAACTACAAAACCAAAACAATGATGCTGCCTATATATCTTCCCTAAATGCTTCATCCATTAATTTAAAAGCGGAATCATGGCGTACTTATAATCATGCTTTTTTCGGAGCGCTCAGAATAGAAAAAAATATGATGATGCTTTTGGTCATCTTAATTTTTTTGGTTGTGTCGGTTAATATTTATAACGGAATGCGGCGTTCAATTTATGAGAGGAGGGAAGAAATTTCCGTTCTTGCTTCCCTTGGCGCTTACTCCAAACATATACAGGCCCTTTTTATTGCAAACGGTTTTACAATAGGTTTGATAGGTGCAAGTGCCGGTCTTTTATTAGGGCTGTTGCTCTCGGTTCAAATAAATTCTATTTTTAATTTAATAGAAAATATAGTAAATTCGGTTTTGAATTTTGTATCCATATTGCTTCAAAATTCTTCCGATGCGGATTTTTTCGTATTTAGTCCGGTTTATTTTTATATGGAGACCGTTCCGGTTAGAATATTTTTTAATGAGATTTTATTGATTTTTTTGTTCGGCGTTTTTTCCTCATCCGCTGCGGCTATGATAGCTGCGAGACGGATATTGAAATTAAAGCCGGCGGAGGTATTACGCTATGAGTAA
- a CDS encoding ABC transporter ATP-binding protein yields MSKDIVLISGLTKTFSSASEKLVIFDKLNFSIEEGKKISITGESGSGKSTFLNILGGLESADSGEIIAGSYKVHSLDEKSLTEYRSSFLGLVFQFHYLLKDFTALENVMLPALIAGRSKKEIKEKALSLLEDVKLAERKNHFPSQLSGGERQRVAVARSLINSPSLILADEPTGNLDPANAETVQNLLFSVVDKHKKTLVLVTHDQNIASMTDISYKLYKGNLEEV; encoded by the coding sequence ATGAGTAAGGATATAGTTTTAATTTCCGGTTTAACCAAAACATTTTCTTCAGCAAGTGAAAAACTTGTAATATTCGATAAACTGAATTTTTCTATCGAAGAGGGGAAAAAGATTTCGATTACCGGAGAGTCCGGTTCGGGTAAAAGTACCTTTTTAAATATACTGGGCGGTCTTGAATCGGCTGACAGCGGCGAGATTATTGCTGGTTCTTATAAGGTTCATTCGCTTGATGAAAAATCTCTCACCGAATATCGAAGTTCCTTTTTGGGTTTGGTTTTTCAATTTCATTATTTATTAAAAGATTTTACCGCTCTTGAAAACGTAATGCTTCCCGCCCTTATTGCAGGAAGATCAAAAAAAGAAATAAAAGAAAAAGCTCTCTCCCTTTTGGAGGATGTAAAATTAGCCGAACGTAAAAATCATTTTCCGTCTCAGCTATCGGGAGGCGAAAGACAGAGGGTTGCTGTTGCCCGCTCTTTGATAAACAGTCCCTCTCTTATTCTTGCTGATGAGCCTACGGGAAACCTAGACCCTGCCAATGCCGAGACTGTTCAAAACCTTTTATTTTCTGTAGTCGATAAACACAAAAAGACCTTGGTTCTTGTTACCCATGATCAAAATATCGCCTCAATGACGGATATTTCTTATAAACTTTATAAGGGCAATTTGGAAGAAGTATGA
- a CDS encoding ABC transporter permease: MKNLVFIKMSFRFLGIGSGKTVSNARKSLFGAVLGIGISIVPLIVVLVVSDGMIQGITSRTIELGTGHLQAINMRSISSYKNAETEKNIRSLILEFDEGNFVENAWIERQGNGLVIGKNGRSGGAIRAVEPEFFTQNIRALNLIKVISGSLEFENNKSAILGTAIAEKLGLKVGDTCRIITLNKNEKGKTIPRVSAFKISGLISSGYQELDALWVFIPLEEGLKIMPLTSSLTSIVVSTKNPFDEDKMQALQLKLSSILPETFSIYSWADLNRPAFTSFKTTKNILMFIMFLIVLVASANISSAIVMLVMERRREIAILKAAGAHPSSISLAFLLAGLLTSLGGIILGMPLGILAAIHINEIFAYAEKILNHIQNVFYTFFYGAGKPLEIHLLDPAYYLEHIPVKLNLFDLYIIAVSMLILSVVVCLIPAVRAGREKPIEIMRKL, from the coding sequence ATGAAAAATTTAGTCTTTATAAAAATGTCATTTAGATTTTTAGGTATAGGTTCGGGAAAGACGGTTTCCAATGCCCGTAAAAGTTTATTCGGTGCCGTTTTAGGGATAGGCATAAGTATAGTTCCCCTTATTGTAGTTTTGGTTGTCTCTGACGGTATGATTCAAGGAATAACTTCCCGCACAATCGAGCTTGGAACGGGACATCTGCAAGCTATAAATATGAGGTCGATATCAAGCTATAAAAATGCCGAAACAGAAAAAAATATCCGCTCGTTAATTCTTGAGTTTGATGAGGGAAACTTTGTTGAAAACGCTTGGATTGAGAGGCAGGGAAACGGTTTGGTTATCGGTAAAAACGGAAGAAGCGGCGGTGCAATCCGTGCAGTCGAACCTGAATTCTTTACTCAAAATATCAGGGCTCTTAATCTTATAAAAGTCATATCCGGTTCTCTCGAATTTGAAAATAATAAGTCTGCAATTTTGGGAACAGCTATAGCTGAGAAGCTCGGCTTAAAAGTAGGGGATACATGCAGAATTATAACCTTAAATAAAAACGAAAAAGGTAAAACAATTCCCCGCGTAAGTGCATTTAAAATTTCTGGTCTTATATCTTCAGGCTATCAAGAACTGGATGCTCTATGGGTTTTTATTCCATTGGAAGAGGGGCTGAAGATTATGCCGTTGACTTCTTCTTTGACCTCAATAGTGGTTTCGACCAAGAATCCGTTTGATGAAGATAAGATGCAGGCGCTTCAATTAAAATTAAGCTCGATACTACCCGAAACTTTTTCCATCTATTCTTGGGCCGACTTAAACCGCCCTGCCTTTACCTCCTTTAAGACTACAAAAAATATACTGATGTTTATAATGTTTTTAATAGTTTTAGTCGCTTCTGCCAATATTTCATCGGCAATTGTTATGCTTGTAATGGAGCGAAGAAGGGAGATTGCCATACTAAAGGCTGCCGGAGCCCATCCATCGTCTATAAGCCTTGCTTTTTTGCTTGCCGGTCTTTTAACAAGCTTAGGCGGAATTATTTTAGGAATGCCATTAGGAATTTTAGCCGCCATACATATAAACGAAATCTTTGCCTATGCAGAAAAAATTTTAAACCATATTCAAAACGTTTTTTATACCTTCTTTTATGGAGCAGGAAAGCCTCTTGAAATTCACCTTTTAGACCCTGCCTATTATTTGGAGCATATTCCTGTAAAATTAAACCTTTTTGACCTTTACATAATAGCCGTTTCTATGTTAATATTATCAGTAGTAGTGTGTTTGATTCCTGCAGTACGGGCAGGAAGAGAAAAGCCAATAGAAATTATGAGGAAATTATGA
- a CDS encoding UvrB/UvrC motif-containing protein: MICDMCKLNEAKISVEQVADGVTKNIYLCPACSQRLGFGMFSKTIDISITKILEANDNDDGRKSEQCPICGLSFREIESKKMMGCPECFSFFKAEIMEILGKKKKNLKYSGFITDEQSSETFFETHSSEELHEELKKAVETEDYERAAALRDEIKALEKNHDIKI, from the coding sequence ATGATTTGCGATATGTGTAAGTTAAATGAGGCTAAAATTTCTGTGGAACAAGTTGCAGACGGTGTGACTAAAAATATTTATCTGTGTCCGGCTTGCTCACAAAGGCTCGGATTTGGTATGTTTTCTAAAACTATCGATATTTCCATAACAAAAATCCTTGAAGCTAATGATAATGATGACGGCAGAAAATCGGAGCAATGCCCTATATGCGGATTAAGTTTTAGAGAAATCGAATCTAAAAAAATGATGGGATGCCCGGAGTGTTTTTCATTTTTTAAAGCCGAAATTATGGAAATATTGGGAAAAAAGAAAAAAAATCTAAAGTATTCCGGCTTTATCACGGATGAGCAGTCTTCCGAAACCTTTTTTGAAACTCATAGTTCTGAAGAATTACATGAAGAGCTAAAAAAAGCTGTCGAAACTGAAGATTATGAGAGGGCTGCCGCTTTAAGGGATGAGATCAAAGCTTTGGAGAAAAACCATGATATCAAAATTTGA
- a CDS encoding ATP--guanido phosphotransferase — MISKFDGWYTENGPDTDVVLYSRCDIARNISGFLFPNKINISDSVDVVSLVFSFFCTLGDSAYFKKLKLRTIDPLSVKLLEEKGIIIPDMPEKIEKAVLVHENGSLYIGLNLEDHINISSFAAGMDPEEVCARSSFMEVKMREKIKFAEDRDLGFLTSNLMGIGTGLKFSVLCSFPGILYSNCLGSVLELTKQSNLNVAGYYSPNSKNSIGALFLISNAVSAGDNEEIQTADFISCVNSIIEIEREKKKTFLDENRLKVEDMLRRAIAVAQSAKLMDFKEAADIVFKIKFGLNMGLITGITNEECNSMIFKSQMGHLAFLLLNSHAGISDRDLNDFSIEEYRARTIQELCSKVRIIM, encoded by the coding sequence ATGATATCAAAATTTGACGGTTGGTATACGGAAAACGGTCCCGATACCGATGTAGTCCTATACAGCCGTTGTGATATAGCCCGCAATATATCCGGTTTTTTGTTCCCAAATAAAATTAATATTTCCGACTCTGTTGATGTTGTTTCCCTTGTTTTTTCTTTTTTTTGCACTTTGGGAGATTCCGCTTATTTTAAAAAGTTAAAACTTAGAACAATAGATCCGCTTTCCGTTAAGCTGCTTGAAGAAAAAGGAATTATTATTCCCGATATGCCTGAAAAGATAGAAAAGGCTGTTTTGGTGCACGAAAACGGCTCTCTTTATATAGGCTTGAACCTTGAAGATCATATAAACATAAGTTCTTTTGCTGCCGGAATGGATCCGGAAGAAGTCTGTGCAAGGTCTTCCTTTATGGAAGTCAAAATGAGAGAAAAAATTAAATTTGCCGAAGATAGAGACCTAGGTTTTTTAACTTCCAATCTTATGGGGATAGGAACGGGACTGAAGTTTTCGGTTTTATGCTCTTTTCCGGGAATCCTTTATTCCAACTGCCTGGGTTCAGTCTTGGAATTAACAAAGCAAAGCAATCTCAATGTTGCAGGTTACTACTCGCCTAATTCTAAGAATTCCATAGGAGCTCTTTTTTTGATTTCAAATGCCGTATCTGCAGGCGATAATGAAGAGATTCAGACTGCGGATTTTATTTCCTGTGTAAATTCCATAATCGAAATTGAAAGAGAGAAGAAAAAAACTTTTCTAGATGAAAATAGATTGAAGGTTGAAGATATGCTTAGAAGAGCTATAGCTGTAGCTCAAAGTGCAAAACTTATGGATTTTAAGGAAGCTGCCGACATAGTTTTTAAAATAAAGTTCGGCTTAAATATGGGCTTAATTACCGGTATTACCAATGAAGAATGCAACTCGATGATTTTTAAGTCCCAAATGGGGCATCTTGCTTTTTTATTGTTAAATAGTCATGCGGGAATATCTGATCGAGATTTAAACGATTTTTCTATAGAAGAATATAGGGCTCGTACCATTCAAGAACTTTGTTCAAAAGTCCGAATTATAATGTGA
- a CDS encoding ATP-dependent Clp protease ATP-binding subunit, translated as MCQGLSQDAHKLLTLFGQQEARRVNADLFQPEHILSALIRNKVGKGYIILQKLNIDILNLQLFIEQNTPIRTGDRIIGEIPPSRRIKSLVDIATIEARSMRQSMVGTEHLLVALVREENSIISDFFMRYNIVTEDIRMIILKITDQMDSVRTAKTADMSKSKQSALSEFGRNLTDIVSSGSLDPIIGREKEIRRLIQILSRRTKNNPILVGEPGIGKTSIVEGLAFAIINENVPHDLLNKSIVSLDLGSVIAGTKYRGQFEERLKQIINEIKENKNIILFIDEIHTLIGTGGSQGAMDAANILKPALARGEIQCIGATTVDEYRRYFKNDLALERRFQLIQVKEPNPEETFDILCGIKHKYEEHHNVIYEPQTVTKIIEYSKRYITDRFFPDKAIDVLDEAGAMKKTILDKKPGELFEIEDKIKVLMLEKAEMVEMQNYEKAALIRDEVLELKNDIYQIKNKWMTSYHHPISYVDENDIAEVVAMMTDIPVNKLNQGEAERILHIEEELKKSVIGQDEPISILSNSIRRSRAGISSPDRPIGSFLFLGPTGVGKTLLAKTLAEFLFGTKEALIRVDMSDYMEKHNAAKLIGAPPGYIGFDSGGFLTEKIRRNPYSVLLLDEVEKAHPDVFNILLQILEEGELRDSSGHIVNFKNTVIIMTSNAGSKSIIKENQLGFNPSGDGVMAYSEIRASALNEIKKFLSPEFINRIDEMLVFRPLDKDDIKRILKLELKKFEDRIAKLDLYIELSKEAEDFFVDKGYDPAYGARPMRRLLQNKIEDVLSVKIISGEFSKGKIALVDFSASENDIIISIKESPNYEDAYSAPVKCEVESN; from the coding sequence ATGTGTCAAGGTCTTTCACAAGATGCTCATAAGCTGCTTACTCTCTTTGGTCAGCAGGAAGCAAGGCGGGTTAATGCGGATCTGTTTCAACCCGAGCATATTTTATCTGCTTTGATCCGTAATAAGGTAGGTAAGGGTTATATAATTCTTCAAAAATTAAATATTGATATTCTCAATTTACAGTTATTTATAGAACAAAACACTCCTATCCGTACAGGGGATAGAATCATAGGTGAAATTCCTCCTTCTCGAAGAATTAAGTCTTTGGTCGATATTGCAACAATAGAAGCAAGGTCTATGAGGCAAAGTATGGTAGGTACCGAGCATCTTCTTGTAGCCCTTGTCAGAGAAGAAAATTCCATAATATCCGATTTTTTTATGCGTTATAATATCGTAACTGAAGACATTAGGATGATAATATTAAAAATAACCGATCAGATGGATTCTGTCCGAACAGCTAAAACAGCTGATATGTCTAAGTCAAAACAATCGGCTCTTTCCGAATTTGGGCGTAACCTGACCGATATTGTAAGTTCCGGCAGTCTTGACCCAATTATAGGCCGCGAAAAAGAGATTAGAAGACTTATCCAAATCCTTTCCAGAAGAACAAAAAATAATCCGATCCTTGTAGGAGAGCCCGGAATAGGAAAGACCTCCATCGTTGAAGGCTTGGCCTTTGCCATAATAAACGAAAATGTACCTCACGATTTATTGAATAAAAGTATCGTTTCTTTGGATCTCGGTTCCGTAATTGCAGGAACAAAGTATAGAGGTCAGTTTGAAGAAAGGCTGAAGCAAATTATAAATGAAATAAAAGAAAATAAAAATATAATTTTGTTTATAGATGAAATTCACACCCTCATAGGCACAGGCGGCTCTCAGGGAGCTATGGATGCAGCCAATATTTTAAAACCGGCCCTAGCCAGAGGTGAAATACAATGTATTGGGGCTACAACAGTTGATGAATACAGAAGATATTTTAAAAACGATTTGGCCCTTGAGCGGCGCTTCCAGCTGATTCAAGTTAAAGAACCCAATCCTGAAGAAACCTTTGATATACTATGCGGTATAAAGCATAAATATGAAGAACACCACAACGTCATCTACGAACCTCAGACTGTAACCAAGATAATTGAATATTCAAAACGGTATATTACGGATAGATTTTTTCCGGACAAGGCTATTGATGTATTGGATGAAGCAGGGGCAATGAAAAAAACTATCCTTGACAAAAAACCCGGCGAACTTTTTGAAATTGAAGATAAGATAAAGGTTTTGATGCTTGAAAAAGCCGAGATGGTTGAGATGCAAAATTATGAAAAAGCAGCCTTAATTAGAGATGAAGTCCTTGAGCTAAAAAACGACATATATCAAATTAAAAATAAGTGGATGACTTCATATCATCATCCGATATCCTATGTTGACGAAAACGATATAGCAGAAGTTGTTGCAATGATGACGGATATCCCCGTAAATAAATTGAACCAAGGTGAGGCCGAAAGGATACTGCACATCGAAGAAGAATTAAAAAAATCGGTGATAGGGCAAGATGAACCCATATCGATTTTGTCCAATTCAATTAGAAGGTCCCGTGCAGGGATTTCATCTCCCGACAGACCCATAGGTTCATTTTTGTTTTTGGGGCCTACCGGTGTCGGAAAAACTCTTCTTGCAAAAACTCTCGCCGAATTTTTATTCGGCACAAAGGAAGCCTTAATCAGGGTCGATATGAGCGACTATATGGAAAAACATAATGCCGCCAAACTTATCGGAGCGCCTCCAGGATATATAGGCTTTGATTCAGGCGGTTTTTTAACCGAAAAAATAAGACGCAATCCGTATTCCGTTTTGCTTTTGGATGAGGTAGAAAAAGCTCATCCCGATGTCTTTAATATTCTGTTACAAATTTTAGAAGAGGGTGAGCTTAGAGACAGCAGCGGGCATATTGTGAATTTTAAAAATACGGTTATTATTATGACCAGTAATGCAGGCTCTAAGTCTATCATAAAAGAAAATCAGCTGGGCTTTAATCCTTCGGGAGACGGCGTAATGGCTTATTCCGAAATAAGAGCAAGCGCTCTTAACGAAATAAAAAAATTCTTATCTCCCGAATTTATAAACCGAATTGATGAGATGCTTGTTTTTAGGCCATTGGATAAGGATGACATCAAACGGATATTAAAACTTGAGCTTAAAAAATTTGAAGATAGAATTGCAAAGCTGGATTTATATATTGAGCTTTCAAAAGAGGCTGAAGATTTTTTTGTAGATAAAGGATATGATCCGGCTTACGGCGCACGCCCTATGAGAAGACTTCTTCAAAATAAAATCGAAGATGTCTTGTCCGTTAAAATAATAAGCGGAGAGTTCTCAAAGGGTAAGATTGCCCTTGTAGATTTTTCGGCTTCAGAGAATGATATAATAATCAGCATTAAAGAAAGCCCTAATTATGAAGATGCTTACAGCGCACCGGTTAAATGTGAGGTCGAATCCAACTGA
- a CDS encoding glucose-1-phosphate adenylyltransferase — MAKVLSIILGGGKGTRLYPLTMHRSKPAVPFGGKHRIIDIPLSNCINSGFRNIYIVTQFNSASLHIHIAKAYTFDTFSNGFVEILAAEQTFDNTGWYEGTADSIRKNLHHFRHQNPSHYLILAGDQLYRMDLKKFLEFHKESGSDITVACTPVTREDASGFGIMKVNSDSVITEFMEKPGPDKNIDDWKIPENSLIKPNDPNKQYLASMGIYIFSAKIMEECLDSDHTDFGKEVIPAAINGKYKVSAFPHNGYWSDIGTIKSFYDATLDLTEIRPKFDFYDAEKPIYTHNRNLPPSKVNYAHLSRSICSEGCVITNSTINHSVIGVRSIIETGSFVEDSICMGADYYETHEEKEARLKEGSPSLGIGNHCRIRSAIIDKNVRMGNNVSIGMDQTPPDGDYGFYHVVDGIYIIVKNSVIPDNTSI, encoded by the coding sequence ATGGCAAAAGTTCTTTCCATAATACTTGGAGGCGGAAAAGGAACTCGTCTTTATCCGCTTACCATGCATCGGTCTAAACCGGCTGTACCCTTTGGAGGTAAACATCGAATTATCGATATCCCTCTTTCTAATTGTATAAATTCAGGTTTTAGGAATATTTATATTGTAACACAATTTAACTCGGCATCTTTGCATATTCATATTGCAAAAGCCTACACTTTTGATACGTTTTCAAACGGATTTGTAGAAATTCTTGCAGCTGAGCAAACTTTCGATAATACAGGATGGTATGAAGGAACGGCTGACTCTATAAGAAAAAACCTTCATCATTTTAGACATCAAAATCCATCCCACTATTTAATCCTTGCAGGAGATCAGCTCTACCGCATGGATTTAAAAAAATTTTTAGAATTTCACAAAGAATCGGGATCCGATATTACCGTAGCCTGTACTCCCGTCACACGAGAGGATGCATCAGGTTTCGGTATTATGAAGGTTAATTCGGATTCTGTAATTACCGAGTTTATGGAAAAACCCGGCCCCGACAAAAACATAGATGATTGGAAAATTCCTGAAAACTCCCTTATCAAACCGAATGATCCAAATAAACAATATCTGGCTTCCATGGGTATTTATATTTTCAGTGCGAAGATTATGGAAGAATGTTTAGACAGTGATCATACCGACTTCGGAAAAGAAGTAATTCCTGCAGCAATAAACGGAAAATATAAGGTTTCAGCCTTCCCTCATAACGGATATTGGTCCGACATAGGAACCATCAAGTCTTTTTATGATGCAACCCTTGACCTGACGGAAATAAGGCCTAAATTCGACTTTTATGATGCCGAAAAGCCAATATACACCCATAACAGAAACCTACCTCCATCAAAAGTAAACTATGCACACTTGAGCAGATCTATCTGCAGCGAAGGCTGTGTCATAACGAATTCCACAATAAATCACTCCGTAATAGGTGTCAGATCTATCATAGAAACAGGCAGCTTTGTAGAAGACTCTATCTGCATGGGTGCAGACTATTACGAAACACATGAGGAAAAAGAAGCCCGATTAAAAGAAGGAAGCCCCAGCCTAGGTATAGGAAATCATTGCCGCATACGTTCTGCAATAATAGACAAAAATGTGCGTATGGGAAATAACGTATCCATAGGTATGGATCAGACACCTCCCGACGGCGACTACGGTTTCTATCATGTTGTCGACGGAATATACATTATAGTAAAAAATTCCGTAATACCTGATAATACTTCAATATAA
- a CDS encoding glycosyltransferase family 4 protein, producing MKIAIFTDCYYPQINGVVTSTMNLQKELEKLNHEVYIITTTFPDFKDEDEKHIIRIPSIPFFKWSEFRVGLFLKHTKAYNKVKALNFDIVHTQTEFSMGNFGTFIAKDLNIPCLHTYHTVYEEYTHYISNFGKSPLKKVVRKLSKRYIARLSGVIAPTEKTRGLLISYGVKNKIYVVPTGINIEKFKKDIPDTETDSLLKSFNIKKDSFKLIFLGRISKEKNIETLINIMPKIINENKNIQLIIVGDGPDRLELEKRVRHLDLQENVIFTNRIPNDKVPIYYKTADLFISPSKTETQGLTILEAMAAGVPVLVYDDTNIKGIVLHKKTGLLFKENDELFDNIKFALNNKEEIQSYAKEAFKIAEDFSSANFAKKIEKIYKELIN from the coding sequence ATGAAAATTGCAATTTTTACCGATTGTTATTATCCTCAAATAAACGGAGTTGTAACCTCTACGATGAACTTACAAAAAGAGCTGGAAAAGCTTAACCATGAAGTTTATATAATCACAACCACATTTCCGGATTTTAAAGATGAGGATGAAAAACATATTATCCGTATTCCTTCAATCCCTTTCTTTAAATGGTCAGAATTCAGAGTAGGATTATTTTTAAAACATACAAAGGCATACAATAAAGTAAAAGCTTTAAACTTCGATATAGTACATACTCAAACGGAATTTTCCATGGGCAATTTCGGTACTTTCATTGCAAAAGATCTAAATATTCCATGTTTACACACATATCATACTGTCTATGAAGAATATACACACTATATTTCCAATTTCGGCAAAAGCCCTTTAAAAAAAGTAGTAAGAAAACTCTCAAAACGCTATATTGCCCGTCTTTCAGGAGTTATAGCACCCACAGAAAAAACAAGAGGTCTGCTCATAAGTTATGGAGTAAAAAATAAAATTTATGTAGTCCCTACAGGAATAAATATTGAGAAGTTTAAAAAAGATATTCCCGATACCGAAACGGATAGCTTACTAAAATCTTTTAACATAAAAAAAGATTCATTTAAACTTATATTTTTAGGAAGAATATCAAAGGAAAAAAATATTGAAACTTTAATTAATATAATGCCTAAAATAATAAACGAAAATAAAAATATCCAACTAATAATTGTAGGTGACGGGCCTGATAGGTTAGAGCTTGAAAAAAGAGTAAGACACTTAGATTTACAGGAGAATGTAATATTTACAAATAGAATTCCAAACGACAAGGTTCCTATATATTACAAAACTGCCGATTTATTTATAAGCCCATCAAAAACTGAAACACAGGGCCTGACTATCCTTGAAGCAATGGCCGCAGGCGTTCCTGTTTTGGTATATGATGACACAAATATCAAGGGAATCGTCTTGCACAAAAAAACAGGCTTATTATTTAAGGAAAACGATGAACTTTTTGATAACATTAAATTCGCATTAAACAACAAAGAAGAAATTCAAAGCTATGCAAAAGAAGCATTTAAGATAGCCGAGGACTTTTCATCTGCTAATTTTGCAAAAAAAATAGAAAAAATTTATAAAGAATTAATAAATTAA